A portion of the Cellulophaga algicola DSM 14237 genome contains these proteins:
- a CDS encoding STAS domain-containing protein — protein MVLKILSIKNGTFKVAGKINATTAPQFQSNFESNLDSLNKLTLDIDEITEVDAAGMKALRALYKKAFLENKSFSIIGNGCKDIYDDFRGCEIT, from the coding sequence ATGGTGCTAAAAATTTTAAGTATTAAAAACGGAACATTTAAAGTAGCAGGTAAAATCAATGCAACTACAGCTCCTCAGTTCCAATCGAATTTTGAATCTAATCTTGATTCTTTAAATAAATTAACATTAGATATTGATGAGATTACGGAAGTAGATGCTGCTGGAATGAAAGCTTTAAGAGCGTTGTACAAAAAAGCTTTTTTAGAAAATAAATCGTTTTCTATTATAGGAAACGGGTGTAAGGATATCTATGACGATTTTAGAGGGTGTGAAATTACCTAA
- a CDS encoding T9SS type A sorting domain-containing protein, with protein sequence MKKRYFNHYYALFVMFFVLSFSGLKAQSEPFQCDFNAYLFQYNDIYAVDLASGGSYIVAENVTPGSINAAAYNSADGYIWGYLSSPAKSIVRIGKDFKPEIFEIPELPDTKNKFVGDISIDGIYYFKAGGSTFYGIDLNPTSDTYLEYLGSFTLTKNISIHDWAFNAVDNKLYAVEKGSNTLYRISVGTGDVEELGVVPILSGFNYTYGAVYFDVDGNFYVSANQTGSVYKINNVQTISNGAMVSNIFAFGPASASNDGARCPTAPLPQEDCINGVDDDGDGLVDCDDPSCSGISSCPTITTTSGGNDGGLESNDRLSTLINQRNFNRANTNYKFDKSSAKTIKKGFNYKRKDAFTSKDIPLNTLVPLGIVGETSTIESSPADLLALTNASDIFSVDYLKESETVSALMVIKTDDNVYEHSKFICDRFLGAQLLSVSTIQLREKDFIKSIIKQADGSIEFALTFSARVNENDEFVVESHWNIDAYEKNTAYYNFQIWSNSVDDLLKLGDEILNLLEANSAIVDYRGSTPPPVFVRSASYANGTINLQLTNNNKSTSITMDGGMKKTETSGTDNLNLATSIATRVESITVETGALFDFGFRIQNAQGDTPDDLFVADAPWGLDESSDNTTVDIYEVLQNKASYAYSGYRIERNVHAKGTTANYLGVYRALTPRFQAVDLSAYEKLSFNASGTGALEVKLLKGDGSFYTTELVLTEEDKMFEILASDFKDETNSVADFANLKVVLFNMHSTDGSVQEKEMTISEIDFNNRSEIEEEIIVEEETSTKALIYPNPVKASTTLYYTSRTDDTYTLELFSLNGILLSNHSQEGTHAVGQNEITIPRKDLSPGIYFYKLASRDQIWSGKIVVK encoded by the coding sequence ATGAAAAAACGTTACTTCAACCACTATTATGCATTGTTTGTTATGTTTTTTGTTCTCTCATTTAGTGGTCTAAAAGCACAATCAGAACCATTTCAATGTGATTTTAATGCTTATTTATTTCAGTACAATGATATTTATGCTGTTGATTTAGCTTCTGGCGGATCTTACATAGTAGCGGAAAATGTAACTCCTGGAAGTATCAATGCAGCGGCGTATAATTCTGCAGATGGTTACATATGGGGTTATTTATCGTCTCCTGCTAAATCAATTGTTCGTATAGGTAAAGATTTTAAACCAGAAATTTTTGAGATTCCAGAATTACCTGATACTAAAAATAAATTTGTAGGAGATATTAGTATTGATGGGATTTATTATTTCAAAGCAGGAGGTAGTACTTTTTATGGAATAGATTTAAATCCAACTTCTGATACTTACTTAGAATATCTTGGTTCTTTTACCTTAACTAAGAATATTAGTATACATGATTGGGCCTTCAATGCGGTGGATAACAAATTATATGCGGTTGAAAAAGGGTCCAATACGTTGTATAGAATTTCTGTAGGAACAGGAGACGTTGAAGAGTTGGGTGTTGTGCCTATTCTTTCGGGGTTCAATTATACCTATGGAGCGGTGTATTTTGATGTAGATGGTAATTTCTACGTTTCTGCCAATCAAACAGGATCTGTGTATAAAATAAATAATGTACAGACTATTTCTAATGGTGCTATGGTTTCCAATATATTCGCTTTTGGTCCGGCGAGTGCAAGTAATGATGGCGCACGTTGTCCTACAGCGCCTTTACCGCAAGAAGATTGTATCAATGGGGTAGATGATGATGGTGATGGATTGGTAGATTGTGATGATCCTTCTTGTTCAGGAATAAGTTCTTGTCCAACCATAACAACCACTTCAGGAGGTAATGATGGAGGTTTAGAAAGTAATGATAGATTATCTACTTTAATTAATCAGCGAAACTTCAACAGAGCAAATACAAATTATAAATTCGATAAATCATCAGCTAAAACCATTAAAAAAGGATTTAATTACAAACGAAAAGATGCCTTTACCAGTAAAGATATTCCGTTAAATACGTTGGTGCCATTAGGTATTGTAGGGGAGACTTCTACGATAGAATCTTCACCAGCAGATTTATTAGCGCTTACCAATGCCTCTGATATTTTCTCTGTTGATTATTTAAAAGAGAGTGAAACAGTTAGTGCTTTGATGGTGATAAAAACCGATGATAATGTATATGAACACAGTAAGTTTATATGTGATCGTTTCCTTGGTGCTCAATTATTGTCTGTTTCTACAATTCAATTACGAGAGAAAGATTTTATTAAATCAATTATCAAACAAGCCGATGGCAGTATTGAATTTGCCTTGACATTTTCGGCAAGAGTTAACGAGAATGATGAATTTGTAGTAGAATCTCATTGGAATATTGATGCTTATGAGAAGAATACGGCCTATTATAATTTTCAAATATGGTCTAATTCGGTTGATGATTTACTAAAATTAGGAGATGAAATACTAAACCTTTTAGAGGCTAATAGTGCAATTGTCGATTATAGAGGGTCTACACCACCTCCAGTATTTGTAAGAAGCGCTAGTTATGCTAATGGTACTATAAACTTACAGCTTACCAACAATAATAAGAGTACGTCTATTACTATGGATGGTGGAATGAAGAAGACAGAAACCAGTGGTACAGATAACTTAAACTTAGCAACAAGTATTGCTACACGAGTAGAATCTATTACAGTAGAAACGGGAGCTTTGTTTGATTTTGGCTTTAGAATACAAAACGCACAAGGAGATACCCCTGATGATCTCTTTGTTGCTGATGCTCCTTGGGGCTTAGATGAATCTTCTGATAATACAACAGTAGATATCTATGAAGTGTTACAAAACAAAGCTAGTTATGCCTATAGTGGTTATAGAATAGAACGTAATGTTCATGCTAAAGGAACAACAGCCAATTACTTAGGTGTTTATCGTGCATTGACACCACGTTTTCAAGCTGTAGATTTATCTGCCTATGAGAAATTATCTTTTAATGCCTCTGGAACAGGAGCCTTAGAAGTTAAACTTTTAAAAGGTGATGGCTCTTTTTACACTACAGAACTCGTTTTAACAGAAGAAGATAAAATGTTTGAGATTTTAGCTTCAGATTTTAAAGATGAAACGAATAGTGTAGCAGATTTTGCAAACTTAAAAGTGGTGCTCTTTAATATGCACTCAACGGATGGAAGTGTTCAAGAAAAAGAAATGACTATTTCAGAAATAGATTTTAATAATAGATCAGAAATAGAAGAAGAAATCATCGTTGAAGAAGAAACGAGTACAAAGGCTTTGATATACCCTAACCCAGTTAAAGCTTCAACTACCCTGTATTATACCTCAAGAACAGATGACACATATACCTTAGAGTTATTTTCTCTAAACGGAATTTTATTAAGTAATCATTCGCAAGAAGGAACTCATGCGGTAGGGCAGAACGAAATTACAATACCTCGTAAAGACTTGAGTCCTGGAATTTATTTTTACAAATTAGCAAGTAGAGATCAGATATGGAGCGGAAAGATTGTTGTTAAATGA
- a CDS encoding AMP-dependent synthetase/ligase, with amino-acid sequence MQNITRLFDFPYYQLEKYNLEKSLVTKTDGKWVATSTKEYLEKANTISRALLRLGVKPNEKIALISSENRTEWNIMDIGILQLGAQNVPIYPTISEDDYAYVLNHSEATYCFVSCADVYEKIKKIRHEVPNLKEVYSFNQLEDCKNWSEVLELGKDTTNQNEVDALKEAVKSTDLATLIYTSGTTGKPKGVMLSHENIVSNALGSFKRIPIELGKSRALSFLPLCHVYERMLIYLYQYCGSTIYYAPIDQISEYAQETKPHVMTAVPRLLEKVYDKIIAKGTSLTGIKKKLFFWSVDIGLHYEPYGKNGWWYEQKLALARKLIFSKWKAALGGELSVMASGSAALQPRLARIFNAAEFGVMEGYGLTETSPVVSVNDMRNGGFRIGTVGKPIDRTEVKIESDGEICIKGPQVMLGYFKDDAKTKEVIINGYFHTGDIGEIDADGFLKITDRKKEMFKTSGGKYVAPQLLENRFKQSRFIDQIMVIGEGEKMPAAFIQPDFEFIKNWAKIHNVTITSNEDLVKNEKVIARIQEEVDDANTNFAKWETVKQFRLTPDAWSVENGHLTPTLKLRRKIVKEKYVELYNDIYGH; translated from the coding sequence ATGCAAAACATAACCCGACTCTTTGATTTTCCTTATTATCAGCTAGAAAAGTACAACCTTGAAAAATCTCTAGTGACTAAAACAGATGGGAAATGGGTTGCAACATCAACAAAAGAGTATTTAGAAAAAGCAAATACTATAAGTAGAGCTTTATTGCGATTAGGAGTTAAACCTAATGAAAAAATTGCCCTTATCTCTTCTGAGAATAGAACAGAGTGGAATATTATGGATATTGGTATCCTCCAATTAGGTGCGCAAAACGTTCCTATTTATCCAACAATATCTGAAGATGATTATGCGTATGTTTTAAATCATTCTGAAGCAACCTATTGTTTTGTTTCTTGTGCAGACGTATATGAAAAAATTAAAAAAATAAGGCATGAAGTCCCTAATTTAAAAGAAGTGTATTCTTTTAATCAATTAGAAGATTGTAAAAACTGGTCCGAAGTTTTAGAATTAGGAAAAGATACCACCAATCAAAATGAAGTAGATGCTTTAAAAGAAGCTGTTAAATCTACCGATTTAGCTACTTTAATCTATACTTCAGGAACAACAGGAAAACCTAAAGGTGTTATGCTTTCTCATGAAAACATAGTGAGTAACGCATTAGGTAGTTTTAAAAGAATACCTATAGAATTAGGTAAATCTAGAGCTTTAAGTTTTTTACCACTATGCCACGTTTACGAGCGCATGTTAATCTATTTATATCAATATTGTGGGTCTACAATTTACTATGCCCCTATAGATCAGATAAGCGAATATGCTCAGGAAACCAAGCCACATGTAATGACAGCGGTTCCTCGATTATTAGAAAAAGTGTATGATAAGATTATCGCAAAAGGCACATCTTTAACAGGTATTAAAAAGAAATTATTCTTTTGGTCAGTAGATATTGGCCTACACTATGAGCCTTACGGTAAAAATGGTTGGTGGTACGAACAGAAGTTAGCCCTCGCTAGAAAATTAATCTTTAGCAAATGGAAAGCTGCTTTAGGAGGTGAATTATCGGTAATGGCTTCTGGGAGTGCAGCACTGCAACCGCGTTTAGCTCGTATCTTTAATGCTGCAGAATTTGGCGTTATGGAAGGCTACGGTTTAACAGAAACATCTCCTGTAGTTTCTGTTAACGACATGAGAAATGGTGGATTTAGAATTGGAACAGTAGGTAAACCAATTGACAGAACAGAAGTTAAAATTGAAAGTGATGGTGAAATATGTATTAAAGGCCCACAAGTAATGCTAGGGTACTTTAAAGATGACGCTAAAACTAAAGAAGTTATCATCAATGGTTATTTTCACACTGGAGATATTGGAGAAATTGATGCCGATGGTTTCTTAAAAATTACCGATCGTAAAAAAGAAATGTTTAAAACATCTGGTGGTAAATATGTAGCTCCGCAGTTATTAGAAAACAGATTTAAGCAATCTAGATTTATAGATCAAATTATGGTTATTGGAGAAGGTGAAAAAATGCCTGCTGCATTTATTCAACCTGATTTCGAGTTTATTAAAAATTGGGCTAAAATTCACAACGTAACTATTACCAGTAATGAAGACCTTGTAAAGAATGAAAAGGTGATTGCTAGAATTCAAGAAGAAGTAGATGATGCCAATACAAACTTCGCAAAATGGGAAACGGTGAAACAATTCCGATTAACACCAGATGCATGGAGTGTTGAAAACGGACACCTGACCCCTACCCTAAAATTACGTCGTAAAATTGTCAAAGAGAAATACGTAGAATTATACAATGACATTTACGGACATTAA
- a CDS encoding MarR family winged helix-turn-helix transcriptional regulator — MKELTIDYALRATWQAVARMYNEEAKNFETTMAVGFTLLSIDPKTGTPSTALGPKMGMEATSLSRILKSMEEKGLIIRKPNPNDGRGVLIHLTPFGLEKRVDSKNVVLRFNEVVKDSVQEDQLNGFFKVMDTINKLVIDKKIYTKDSKTI, encoded by the coding sequence ATGAAGGAGCTTACAATAGATTATGCTTTAAGAGCTACATGGCAAGCTGTTGCCAGAATGTATAACGAAGAAGCTAAAAATTTTGAAACTACCATGGCGGTAGGTTTCACTTTATTGAGCATTGATCCTAAAACAGGTACCCCTTCTACTGCATTAGGTCCTAAAATGGGAATGGAAGCAACCAGTCTGTCTCGCATACTAAAAAGTATGGAAGAAAAAGGATTGATTATTAGAAAACCCAATCCAAATGATGGAAGAGGTGTTTTAATTCACCTAACGCCATTTGGCTTAGAAAAAAGAGTAGATTCAAAAAATGTTGTCCTTCGCTTTAACGAAGTGGTTAAGGATAGCGTTCAAGAAGATCAATTAAATGGTTTTTTCAAAGTTATGGATACCATTAATAAACTGGTTATAGATAAGAAAATTTACACTAAAGATTCAAAAACAATTTAA
- a CDS encoding 3-hydroxyacyl-CoA dehydrogenase/enoyl-CoA hydratase family protein: MNKHIKKVAVVGSGIMGSGIACHFANIGVEVLLLDIVPRELNEKEKAKGFTLEDKVVRNRLVNDSLIAALKSKPSPIYNQKFADRITTGNLEDDIAKVSQVDWIIEVVVERLDIKKMVFENLEKHRKPGTLITSNTSGIPIHFMSEGRSEDFQKHFCGTHFFNPARYLKLFEIIPGPKTSPEVLDFLNGYGEQFLGKTSVIAKDTPAFIGNRIGIFSIQSLFHMVKDLGMTVEEVDKLTGPVIGRPKSATFRTVDVVGLDTLVHVANGIAENCKDDEKLDLFKLPTFINTMMENKWLGSKTGQGFYKKSKDAKGKTEILTLDLDTMDYRASKKASFATLELTKTIDKVADRFKVLVAGKDKAGEFYRKSFAALFAYVSHRIPEITDELYKIDDAMKAGFGWEHGPFQIWDAIGIEKGIEIMKAEGETPAAWVNDMLASGTKSFYAVKDGATYFYDIPKKAIEKVPGQDSFIILDNIRKSKEVFKNSGVVVEDLGDGILNVEFQSKMNTIGGDVLAGLNKAIDIAEKDFQGLVVGNQAPNFSVGANIGMIFMMAVEQEYDELNMAIKMFQDTMMRMRYSAIPTVAAPHGMALGGGCELSLHADMVVAAAETYIGLVEFGVGVIPGGGGSKEFAVRAQDQFHKNDVELNVLQEYFLTIGMAKVSTSAYEAFDLGILQKGKDIVVVNKDRQIATAKAHAKLMAEGGYTQPVKRKDIKVLGKQALGMFLVGTDSMEDSKYISEHDKKIANKLAYVMAGGDLSEPTLVTEQYLLDLEREAFLSLCTERKTLERIQHMLKTGKPLRN; this comes from the coding sequence ATGAATAAACACATTAAAAAAGTAGCCGTTGTTGGTTCTGGAATTATGGGAAGTGGCATAGCATGTCATTTCGCAAATATCGGAGTTGAAGTATTATTACTAGATATTGTACCTAGAGAACTTAATGAAAAAGAAAAAGCCAAAGGCTTTACGCTTGAAGATAAGGTGGTCCGCAATAGATTGGTAAATGATTCATTAATCGCAGCATTAAAATCTAAGCCATCTCCTATTTACAATCAGAAATTTGCTGATCGTATTACAACAGGAAATCTTGAAGATGATATAGCAAAGGTTTCTCAGGTAGATTGGATTATTGAAGTTGTAGTTGAAAGACTTGACATTAAAAAGATGGTCTTTGAAAATTTAGAAAAGCACAGAAAACCCGGTACACTTATTACCTCTAACACATCAGGTATTCCAATTCACTTTATGAGTGAAGGGCGTAGTGAAGATTTCCAGAAACATTTCTGTGGAACGCACTTCTTTAACCCTGCACGTTACTTAAAACTTTTTGAAATAATCCCTGGACCTAAAACTTCACCAGAAGTATTAGATTTCTTAAATGGTTATGGTGAGCAATTCTTAGGAAAAACTTCTGTAATTGCTAAAGATACTCCTGCTTTTATTGGAAACAGAATAGGTATTTTTAGTATCCAAAGTCTCTTCCATATGGTAAAAGATTTAGGAATGACGGTTGAAGAAGTAGATAAATTAACAGGACCCGTTATTGGTCGTCCAAAATCAGCAACATTTAGAACTGTTGATGTGGTAGGATTAGATACTTTGGTTCATGTTGCTAACGGAATTGCAGAAAATTGCAAGGACGATGAGAAATTAGACTTATTTAAATTGCCTACGTTCATCAATACCATGATGGAAAACAAATGGTTGGGTAGTAAAACAGGTCAAGGTTTTTACAAAAAATCTAAAGATGCTAAAGGCAAAACAGAAATCTTAACGCTTGATTTAGACACGATGGACTATCGTGCAAGTAAAAAAGCAAGTTTCGCTACTTTAGAATTAACGAAGACTATTGATAAAGTAGCTGATCGTTTTAAAGTATTAGTAGCAGGAAAAGATAAAGCTGGTGAATTTTACAGAAAGAGTTTTGCTGCATTATTTGCTTATGTATCGCATAGAATTCCAGAAATAACGGATGAGCTTTATAAGATTGATGATGCAATGAAAGCTGGATTTGGTTGGGAACATGGACCTTTCCAAATTTGGGATGCTATTGGTATAGAAAAAGGTATTGAAATTATGAAGGCAGAAGGAGAAACTCCTGCTGCTTGGGTAAATGATATGCTTGCTAGTGGAACAAAATCATTCTACGCAGTAAAAGACGGCGCTACTTATTTTTATGATATTCCTAAAAAAGCTATAGAAAAAGTTCCAGGTCAAGATTCATTTATCATTTTAGATAATATTAGAAAGTCTAAAGAAGTTTTCAAAAACAGTGGTGTTGTTGTAGAAGATTTAGGTGATGGAATCCTTAATGTAGAATTCCAATCTAAAATGAATACCATTGGTGGTGATGTTCTTGCGGGTTTAAATAAAGCTATAGATATTGCTGAGAAAGATTTCCAAGGATTAGTTGTTGGAAACCAGGCACCAAACTTCTCTGTAGGTGCTAACATCGGGATGATTTTCATGATGGCCGTAGAACAAGAGTATGATGAATTGAACATGGCGATTAAAATGTTCCAAGATACGATGATGCGTATGCGTTATTCTGCAATACCAACCGTAGCTGCTCCTCACGGAATGGCACTAGGTGGTGGTTGTGAGCTTTCATTACACGCAGACATGGTCGTAGCTGCAGCAGAAACTTATATTGGTTTAGTAGAATTTGGTGTTGGTGTCATCCCTGGTGGTGGTGGTTCTAAAGAATTTGCTGTAAGAGCACAAGACCAATTCCATAAAAACGATGTTGAATTAAATGTACTTCAAGAATATTTCTTAACAATAGGTATGGCTAAGGTCTCTACCTCAGCATATGAAGCCTTCGATTTAGGAATTTTACAAAAAGGTAAAGATATCGTAGTTGTTAATAAAGACCGTCAAATTGCTACGGCAAAGGCACATGCTAAGTTAATGGCTGAAGGTGGGTATACGCAACCGGTAAAACGTAAAGACATTAAAGTTTTAGGAAAACAAGCTTTAGGAATGTTCTTAGTAGGTACAGATTCCATGGAAGACAGTAAATACATTAGTGAGCACGACAAAAAGATTGCTAATAAATTAGCGTACGTTATGGCTGGTGGAGATTTATCGGAACCTACGTTAGTTACAGAGCAATATTTATTAGATCTAGAGCGTGAAGCATTTTTATCTCTTTGTACAGAACGTAAAACATTAGAAAGGATTCAGCATATGTTGAAAACAGGAAAACCTTTAAGAAACTAA
- a CDS encoding acetyl-CoA C-acyltransferase, giving the protein MKTAYIVKAYRTAVGKAPKGVFRFKRTDELAAETIQYMMKELPQLDKKRIDDVIVGNAMPEGSQGLNMARLISLMGLDIVDVPGVTVNRFCSSGIETIGIATAKIQAGMADCIIAGGAESMSSVPMTGNKPELNYDLVKSGHEDYYWGMGNTAEAVANQFKVSREDQDEFAYNSHMKALKAQAEDRFQDQIVPIDVEQIYVDENGKKATKKYTVTKDEGPRKGTSKEALAGLRAVFAAGGSVTAGNSSQMSDGAAFVLVMSEEMVKELNIEPIARMVNYAAAGVEPRIMGIGPVKAIPKALKQAGLKQEDIELIELNEAFASQSLAVMRELKLNQDIVNVNGGAIALGHPLGCTGAKLSVQLFDEMRKRNMQGKYGMVTMCVGTGQGAAGIYEFLK; this is encoded by the coding sequence ATGAAAACAGCATATATAGTAAAAGCATATAGAACAGCAGTCGGTAAAGCTCCAAAAGGGGTATTCCGATTCAAAAGAACAGATGAATTAGCCGCAGAGACCATTCAGTATATGATGAAAGAGCTGCCGCAATTAGATAAAAAACGAATAGATGATGTTATTGTAGGGAATGCAATGCCAGAAGGTTCTCAAGGACTGAACATGGCGCGTTTAATTTCTTTAATGGGATTAGATATTGTTGATGTTCCTGGGGTTACCGTTAACCGTTTTTGTTCTTCTGGTATTGAAACTATCGGTATTGCAACAGCAAAAATACAAGCCGGAATGGCAGATTGTATTATCGCGGGTGGTGCAGAAAGTATGAGTTCTGTTCCTATGACAGGAAATAAGCCAGAATTAAATTATGACTTAGTAAAATCTGGTCATGAAGATTATTACTGGGGAATGGGTAATACAGCAGAAGCCGTTGCCAATCAATTTAAAGTATCTCGTGAAGATCAGGATGAGTTTGCCTACAACTCACATATGAAAGCTTTGAAAGCACAAGCAGAAGATCGTTTTCAAGATCAAATTGTTCCTATAGATGTAGAACAAATTTATGTAGATGAAAACGGTAAAAAAGCTACAAAAAAATATACGGTTACAAAAGATGAAGGCCCTAGAAAAGGAACTAGCAAAGAAGCCCTAGCAGGTTTAAGAGCTGTTTTTGCTGCTGGTGGTAGTGTTACCGCTGGTAACTCTTCTCAAATGAGTGATGGTGCTGCATTTGTACTTGTTATGAGTGAAGAGATGGTAAAAGAATTAAATATTGAACCAATTGCTCGTATGGTAAACTATGCTGCAGCTGGTGTTGAGCCACGTATCATGGGTATAGGTCCTGTAAAAGCAATTCCGAAAGCCTTAAAGCAAGCTGGATTAAAGCAGGAAGATATTGAGTTAATAGAATTGAACGAAGCATTTGCTTCACAATCTCTTGCTGTTATGCGTGAACTTAAATTAAATCAAGATATCGTAAACGTAAATGGTGGCGCAATTGCATTGGGTCATCCACTAGGGTGTACAGGAGCTAAACTTTCCGTACAACTTTTTGACGAAATGCGTAAGAGAAATATGCAAGGAAAATATGGTATGGTAACCATGTGTGTAGGTACTGGGCAAGGTGCTGCAGGAATCTATGAATTCTTAAAATAA
- a CDS encoding acyl-CoA dehydrogenase family protein yields MAEKEILRGGQFLVKETNCEDIFTLEDLSEEQKMMRDSTKEFVDRELWAHWERFEKKDYAYTEETMRKAGELGLLSVAVPESYGGMGMGFVSTMLVCDYISGATGSFSTAFGAHTGIGTMPITLYGTEEQKQKYVPKLASGEWFGAYCLTEPGAGSDANSGKTKAVLSEDGKHYSISGQKMWISNAGFCSVFIVFARIGDDKNITGFIVENDPSNGISLGDEEKKLGIHSSSTRQVFFNETKVPVENMLSDRGNGFKIAMNALNVGRIKLAAACLDAQRRVIGEATKYANERIQFKTPIINFGAIKAKIANMVTNVYADESAAYRAAKNIEDRIAMREAAGNSHQEAELKGVEEYAIECSILKVAVSEDCQSTTDEGIQIFGGMGFSADTPMESAWRDSRIARIYEGTNEINRMLAVGMLVKKAMKGHVDLLGPATKVGEELMGIPSFDTPDFSELFAEEKDLVAKLKKVFLMVAGSAVQKYGAELENHQQLMMSASDILIEVYMAESTILRTEKNVKRFGEAEQATQIAMSKLYLYTAVDTVIQRGKEAIVSFAEGDEQRMMLMGLKRFTKYTNNPNVVALRTQIADKVAADNGYTFD; encoded by the coding sequence ATGGCAGAAAAAGAAATACTACGTGGCGGTCAGTTTTTAGTAAAAGAAACGAACTGTGAAGATATCTTTACGCTCGAAGATTTATCGGAAGAGCAAAAAATGATGCGAGATAGCACCAAAGAATTCGTAGATCGCGAACTTTGGGCACACTGGGAACGCTTTGAGAAAAAAGATTACGCATATACGGAAGAAACTATGCGTAAAGCGGGTGAACTTGGCTTATTAAGCGTAGCGGTTCCAGAATCTTACGGAGGAATGGGTATGGGTTTTGTCTCTACCATGTTAGTATGTGATTATATTTCTGGTGCTACAGGTTCTTTTAGTACTGCTTTTGGTGCGCATACTGGTATTGGTACTATGCCAATTACGTTATATGGTACTGAGGAACAAAAACAAAAATACGTTCCTAAATTAGCCTCTGGTGAGTGGTTTGGTGCTTATTGCCTTACTGAACCGGGTGCAGGTTCTGATGCTAACTCTGGTAAGACCAAAGCGGTTTTATCTGAAGACGGCAAACACTATAGTATTTCTGGTCAAAAAATGTGGATTTCAAATGCAGGTTTCTGTAGTGTATTCATAGTTTTTGCTAGAATTGGTGATGATAAAAATATAACAGGATTTATTGTTGAGAATGATCCTAGTAATGGTATTTCTTTAGGTGATGAAGAAAAAAAATTAGGAATTCATTCTTCTTCTACGCGTCAAGTATTCTTTAATGAAACAAAGGTGCCTGTAGAGAATATGCTTTCTGATAGAGGAAACGGATTTAAAATTGCGATGAATGCGCTTAACGTAGGTAGAATTAAATTAGCTGCGGCTTGTTTAGATGCGCAACGTCGTGTTATTGGTGAGGCTACTAAATACGCTAACGAGCGTATTCAGTTTAAAACACCTATCATAAACTTTGGTGCTATAAAAGCTAAAATAGCGAATATGGTTACTAATGTTTATGCTGATGAATCTGCTGCCTATAGAGCTGCTAAAAATATTGAAGACAGAATTGCAATGCGTGAAGCTGCAGGAAACTCTCATCAAGAAGCAGAACTAAAAGGTGTCGAAGAATATGCTATTGAATGTTCTATTTTAAAAGTAGCAGTTTCTGAAGATTGCCAAAGTACAACAGATGAAGGTATTCAGATTTTTGGAGGTATGGGCTTTAGTGCAGATACACCAATGGAATCTGCTTGGAGAGATTCTCGTATTGCTCGTATTTACGAAGGTACCAATGAAATTAACCGTATGTTAGCAGTAGGTATGCTTGTTAAGAAAGCAATGAAAGGTCATGTAGATCTTTTAGGACCTGCAACTAAAGTTGGTGAAGAATTAATGGGAATACCTTCTTTTGATACACCAGATTTTTCTGAGCTTTTTGCTGAAGAAAAAGATTTGGTTGCTAAATTGAAGAAAGTATTTTTAATGGTAGCTGGTTCTGCCGTTCAAAAATATGGTGCTGAATTAGAGAACCACCAACAATTGATGATGTCTGCTTCTGATATATTAATTGAAGTATATATGGCAGAATCTACGATATTAAGAACTGAGAAAAACGTAAAACGATTTGGAGAAGCGGAACAAGCTACACAAATCGCGATGTCTAAATTATATTTATATACTGCTGTAGACACTGTAATCCAAAGAGGAAAAGAAGCTATTGTTTCTTTTGCTGAAGGTGATGAGCAACGTATGATGTTAATGGGCCTTAAGCGTTTTACAAAATATACTAATAATCCTAACGTAGTAGCTTTACGCACACAAATTGCGGATAAAGTAGCTGCAGACAACGGTTATACCTTTGACTAA